The proteins below are encoded in one region of Deltaproteobacteria bacterium:
- a CDS encoding pantoate--beta-alanine ligase — protein MSVGVIATARDFRRACQEARRDGELALVPTMGYLHAGHQSLIQAAAQRAPAVAVTIFVNPTQFGTGDDLSRYPRDIDGDLRKCEQAGATFAFVPRGPEELYPAEFQTYVEPGPLAAPLCGEKRPGHFRGVCTVVAKLFALSRADYAFFGEKDYQQLVVIRRMNADLNLGVEVIGRPIVRESDGLALSSRNAYLSREERARATALWKSLKAARDAFKAGELRPAQLEELARERLLADGLRIDYVEIRDPVHLQRPPQADATSRLFLAAFLGKTRLIDNGALGTAGEGG, from the coding sequence ATGAGCGTCGGGGTGATCGCCACCGCGCGCGACTTCCGGCGGGCCTGCCAGGAAGCGCGCCGCGACGGCGAGCTCGCGCTGGTGCCCACCATGGGCTACCTGCATGCGGGCCACCAGTCGCTGATCCAGGCGGCCGCGCAGCGGGCGCCGGCGGTGGCGGTCACCATCTTCGTCAATCCGACGCAGTTCGGGACTGGCGACGACCTTTCGCGTTATCCGCGCGACATCGACGGCGACCTGCGCAAATGCGAGCAGGCGGGCGCGACCTTCGCATTCGTGCCGCGCGGTCCGGAGGAGCTGTACCCGGCGGAGTTCCAGACCTACGTCGAGCCAGGACCGCTCGCGGCTCCGCTCTGCGGAGAGAAGCGGCCGGGCCACTTTCGCGGCGTCTGCACCGTGGTGGCGAAACTCTTCGCGTTGAGCCGCGCCGATTACGCGTTCTTCGGCGAGAAGGATTACCAGCAGCTCGTGGTCATCCGCCGGATGAACGCCGACCTGAACCTCGGGGTCGAGGTCATTGGCCGCCCCATCGTCAGGGAGAGCGACGGCCTCGCGCTCTCCTCGCGGAACGCGTATCTCTCCCGCGAGGAGCGGGCGCGCGCCACCGCGCTTTGGAAGTCGCTGAAGGCGGCGCGCGACGCGTTCAAGGCCGGCGAGCTACGGCCGGCGCAGCTCGAGGAGCTGGCCCGGGAGAGGTTGCTGGCGGACGGGCTGCGAATCGATTACGTGGAGATCCGCGATCCGGTCCATCTGCAGCGGCCGCCGCAGGCCGATGCGACTTCCCGATTGTTCCTCGCCGCATTCCTCGGTAAGACGCGGCTCATCGACAACGGAGCGCTGGGCACCGCAGGCGAAGGCGGCTGA
- the rsmA gene encoding ribosomal RNA small subunit methyltransferase A, with product MAAVKPAELLRRHGLRPKKDWGQNFLGDEELLSSLAALARLKAGDTVVELGAGLGHFTRALASTGAHVVAVERDRELVPILRAELPGVEVAEADAKSFDLRQVAMRADQRVVVCGNLPYHLSSPILFHLLDQRAAVRRAVLLLQREVAERIAAQPGGRDYGLLSVLIQHVADVQLAISVPRHAFTPPPEVESAALVLEFLEKPRAAVQDERRFRVLVKAAFSQRRKTLWNAVRAVPGAREAMARAGIDPQRRGETLSVEEFASIERAL from the coding sequence ATGGCGGCTGTGAAACCGGCCGAGCTCCTCCGACGCCACGGGCTGCGGCCGAAGAAGGACTGGGGCCAGAACTTCCTCGGGGACGAGGAGCTGCTCTCGTCGCTTGCCGCGCTGGCGAGGCTGAAAGCTGGTGACACCGTCGTCGAGCTGGGCGCCGGGCTCGGCCATTTCACCCGCGCGCTGGCATCCACCGGCGCGCACGTCGTCGCGGTGGAGCGCGACCGGGAGCTGGTTCCCATCCTGCGCGCCGAGCTTCCAGGCGTGGAAGTGGCGGAAGCCGACGCAAAGAGCTTCGATCTGCGGCAGGTCGCGATGCGCGCGGACCAGCGGGTCGTCGTCTGCGGGAACCTGCCTTACCATCTGAGCTCGCCGATCCTCTTTCATCTGCTCGACCAGCGCGCAGCGGTCCGCCGCGCGGTGCTCTTGCTGCAGCGCGAGGTCGCCGAGCGGATCGCGGCGCAACCGGGAGGACGCGACTATGGGCTGCTCTCGGTGCTGATCCAGCACGTCGCCGACGTGCAGCTGGCGATCTCGGTGCCCCGGCACGCGTTCACGCCGCCGCCGGAAGTCGAGAGCGCGGCGCTCGTGCTGGAGTTCCTGGAGAAGCCGCGGGCGGCGGTCCAGGACGAGCGGCGTTTCCGGGTCCTGGTGAAGGCGGCGTTCTCGCAGCGGCGCAAGACGCTCTGGAACGCGGTTCGTGCCGTGCCCGGCGCGCGCGAAGCCATGGCACGCGCCGGGATCGACCCGCAGCGGAGAGGGGAGACCTTGAGCGTCGAGGAGTTCGCGTCGATCGAGCGCGCGCTGTAG
- a CDS encoding SDR family NAD(P)-dependent oxidoreductase, whose amino-acid sequence MNGKIVLITGGTSGIGRVTVRELARLGAKVVVVGRDPAKLDAIKRETGADAIRADLQLVGEARRVAAEFRDKYARLDVLVNNAGAVFSARQVTAEGLERTFALNHMAYFTLTAALLDLLRASAPARVISVASEASRGGRIDFGDLQMERRYLGVRQYCNTKLMNLLFAFELSRRLQGSGVTSNAVHPGTVASGFAMQGAGLFGILARIARPFLIGEEKGARTQIWAASEPTLAAVTGKYFVRRREKSPVHAALDPAAARRLWEESEKLVTISSARQAIPTGS is encoded by the coding sequence ATGAACGGGAAGATCGTCTTGATCACGGGCGGGACGTCGGGCATCGGCCGCGTTACGGTGCGCGAGCTCGCGCGGCTGGGCGCGAAAGTGGTGGTCGTCGGGCGCGATCCGGCGAAGCTCGACGCCATCAAGCGGGAGACCGGCGCCGACGCCATCCGGGCGGATCTGCAGCTGGTCGGCGAAGCGCGGCGAGTCGCGGCGGAGTTCCGGGACAAGTACGCGCGGCTGGACGTGCTGGTGAACAACGCGGGAGCCGTGTTCAGCGCGCGCCAGGTCACGGCCGAAGGCCTCGAGCGCACATTCGCGCTCAACCACATGGCGTATTTCACGCTTACGGCCGCGCTGCTCGACTTGCTGCGCGCCAGCGCGCCCGCGCGGGTGATCAGCGTCGCCTCGGAAGCCTCGCGCGGCGGGCGGATCGATTTCGGCGATCTCCAGATGGAGCGCCGCTACCTGGGAGTCCGGCAGTACTGCAACACGAAGCTGATGAATCTTCTCTTCGCGTTCGAGCTGTCGCGGCGGTTGCAGGGTTCGGGGGTGACGTCGAACGCGGTGCACCCCGGAACGGTCGCCAGCGGCTTCGCGATGCAGGGCGCCGGTTTGTTCGGCATCCTCGCGCGGATCGCGCGGCCGTTCCTGATCGGCGAGGAGAAGGGCGCCCGAACGCAGATCTGGGCCGCATCGGAACCAACGCTCGCCGCCGTGACGGGGAAGTACTTCGTGCGGCGGCGCGAGAAGTCCCCGGTGCACGCCGCCCTCGACCCGGCCGCGGCGCGACGGCTCTGGGAGGAGAGCGAGAAGCTGGTGACGATTTCGTCTGCCCGCCAGGCGATTCCGACGGGTTCGTAG
- the smpB gene encoding SsrA-binding protein SmpB yields the protein MSAEHVKIITTNRRARFEYHVEDKVECGIALTGTEVKSLREGSAQLSDAYAIPKGHELWLLNAQIPPYKPAGPLQNHDPKRTRKLLLHRREIDKLQERQQKAGYALIPLSLYFKDGRVKVELGVCKGKTGVDKREDIAEREAKREMDRARRSRG from the coding sequence ATGAGCGCGGAGCACGTCAAGATCATCACCACCAACCGCCGCGCCCGCTTTGAGTATCACGTCGAGGACAAGGTGGAATGCGGCATCGCCCTCACCGGCACCGAGGTGAAGAGCTTGCGCGAGGGCAGCGCACAGCTCTCCGATGCCTATGCGATTCCCAAGGGCCATGAGCTGTGGCTGCTCAACGCGCAGATTCCGCCCTACAAGCCGGCAGGACCACTGCAGAACCACGATCCGAAGCGGACCCGCAAGCTGCTCCTGCACCGGCGGGAGATCGACAAGCTGCAGGAACGGCAGCAGAAGGCGGGGTACGCCCTGATCCCGCTCAGCCTCTACTTCAAGGACGGCAGGGTGAAAGTCGAGCTCGGCGTGTGCAAGGGAAAGACCGGCGTGGACAAGCGGGAGGACATCGCGGAGCGCGAGGCGAAGCGCGAGATGGATCGCGCGCGGCGGAGCCGGGGATGA
- a CDS encoding deoxynucleoside kinase, translating into MRQRYIVVEGPIGVGKTALTRALAKRFSARSVFELVEENPFLASFYQDRNKYAFQTQLFFLLSRFKQQQELFQQELFSQVTVSDYLFAKDRIFASITLDPNELALYERVYEHLGPRVMKPDLVIYLQARLDVLLARIRKRGREFERKFDPEYLAELSRTYNDFFHRYDETPLLVINTSDIDFVETEKDFEELVRAIGSIKAGTHYYQPLGTRV; encoded by the coding sequence CTGAGGCAGCGCTACATCGTGGTGGAAGGTCCCATCGGCGTGGGGAAGACGGCGCTGACCCGCGCGCTGGCAAAACGGTTCAGCGCGAGAAGCGTCTTCGAGCTCGTCGAAGAGAACCCTTTCCTCGCCAGCTTCTACCAGGACCGCAACAAGTACGCCTTCCAGACGCAGCTCTTCTTCCTGCTCAGCCGCTTCAAGCAACAGCAGGAGCTGTTCCAGCAGGAGCTGTTCTCGCAGGTAACGGTCAGCGACTACCTGTTCGCGAAGGACCGGATCTTCGCCTCGATCACGCTGGACCCCAACGAGCTGGCCCTCTACGAGCGCGTCTATGAGCACCTGGGCCCGCGCGTGATGAAGCCCGATCTCGTCATCTACCTGCAGGCGCGGCTCGACGTGCTGCTGGCGCGGATCCGCAAGCGCGGGCGCGAATTCGAGCGGAAGTTCGACCCGGAATACCTCGCCGAGCTGTCCCGCACTTACAACGACTTCTTCCATCGCTACGACGAGACGCCGCTTCTGGTGATCAACACCAGCGACATCGACTTCGTCGAAACCGAGAAGGATTTCGAGGAGCTGGTTCGCGCCATCGGCTCGATCAAGGCGGGGACGCACTACTACCAGCCGCTCGGCACCCGGGTCTGA
- a CDS encoding aldehyde dehydrogenase family protein, with the protein MDTHRIDNPYTGETVAERRLLDATGVEGVVTRAFRAHKAWAKTPLADRVALCERFCAEFEKDGERIAREVTLQMGKPLAQARGELKTTVHRARVMMSLAPESLRDDPLPAVPGFTRFVRHEPVGVVLDVSAWNYPLLITVNVVVPAVLAGNAVVLKHANRTALCGEAFARAFERAGAPENLVTAIDASHETCAQIIARPEIGYVSFTGSVRGGHEVYREGARRFIDVGLELGGKDPAYVAADADLDHAIANLVDGAYYNAGQSCCGIERIYVHASLYERFVEGALAEVRKYRLGDPLDSATTMGPMAQAEAPRKLDAQVEEARSKGGRVLCGGKPIHDAAGRGRFFDPCLVADANHSMHGLMVEESFGPIVGVQKVSDDDEAVRLMNDSPYGLTAAIWTRDQERAFRIGAQIETGTFFMNRCDYLDPMLPWTGVKDTGKGMSLSKYGFLPLTRRKSFHLRTQT; encoded by the coding sequence ATGGACACGCACCGGATCGACAATCCGTACACCGGCGAGACGGTCGCGGAGCGACGCCTGCTCGATGCGACTGGTGTCGAAGGAGTCGTCACCCGCGCTTTTCGCGCGCACAAGGCATGGGCGAAGACGCCGCTGGCGGACCGCGTTGCGCTCTGCGAGCGCTTCTGCGCGGAGTTCGAGAAGGACGGCGAGCGCATCGCGCGCGAAGTCACCCTGCAGATGGGCAAGCCGCTGGCCCAGGCGCGCGGCGAGTTGAAGACGACGGTGCACCGGGCGCGCGTCATGATGTCGCTCGCCCCGGAGTCGCTGCGCGACGATCCGCTGCCGGCGGTCCCGGGATTCACCCGCTTCGTCCGGCACGAGCCGGTGGGCGTGGTGCTGGACGTCAGCGCCTGGAACTATCCGTTGCTGATCACCGTCAACGTGGTGGTCCCGGCGGTGCTCGCGGGCAATGCCGTCGTCCTCAAGCACGCCAATCGAACCGCCCTCTGCGGCGAGGCCTTCGCCCGCGCGTTCGAGCGGGCCGGGGCGCCCGAGAACCTCGTCACCGCCATCGACGCCAGCCACGAGACCTGCGCGCAGATCATCGCCCGGCCGGAGATCGGATACGTCAGCTTCACCGGCTCCGTGCGCGGCGGACATGAGGTTTATCGCGAGGGCGCCAGGCGCTTCATCGACGTCGGGCTCGAGCTGGGCGGCAAGGATCCGGCCTACGTCGCCGCCGACGCCGACCTCGACCACGCCATCGCCAATCTCGTCGACGGCGCCTACTACAACGCCGGGCAGAGCTGCTGCGGGATCGAGCGCATCTACGTGCACGCCTCTCTCTACGAGCGCTTCGTCGAGGGTGCGCTGGCGGAGGTGCGGAAGTACCGCCTCGGCGATCCGCTGGACAGCGCCACCACGATGGGCCCGATGGCGCAGGCCGAGGCCCCGCGCAAGCTGGATGCGCAAGTCGAGGAAGCGCGCAGCAAAGGCGGCCGCGTTCTCTGCGGCGGAAAGCCGATCCACGACGCGGCAGGGCGGGGACGCTTCTTCGATCCCTGCCTGGTGGCCGACGCGAACCACTCGATGCACGGGCTGATGGTCGAGGAGAGCTTCGGCCCCATCGTCGGCGTGCAGAAGGTGAGCGACGACGACGAGGCGGTGCGCTTGATGAACGACAGCCCGTATGGGCTGACGGCGGCGATCTGGACGCGCGATCAGGAGCGCGCCTTCCGTATCGGGGCACAGATCGAGACCGGCACGTTCTTCATGAACCGCTGCGACTATCTCGATCCGATGTTGCCGTGGACCGGCGTGAAGGATACCGGCAAAGGGATGTCGCTCTCGAAGTACGGGTTTCTGCCGCTCACCCGCCGCAAGTCCTTCCACCTGCGCACGCAGACCTGA
- a CDS encoding tautomerase family protein: MPLVRIALRKGKSPEYRRAISESIHRAMVETIKIPEQDRFQIVTEHDDASLVYDPSYLGISRSDGVILVQITLSAGRTVDVRKALFARIVQLLRESPGVRPEDVFVSLVEVAKENWSFGNGVAQYAT; encoded by the coding sequence ATGCCGCTGGTCCGCATCGCCCTGCGCAAGGGCAAGAGCCCCGAGTACCGCCGCGCGATTTCCGAATCGATCCACCGCGCGATGGTCGAAACGATCAAGATTCCCGAGCAGGACCGGTTCCAGATCGTCACCGAACACGACGATGCCAGTCTCGTCTACGACCCGTCCTACCTGGGGATCTCCCGCAGCGACGGGGTCATTCTCGTCCAGATCACGCTCAGCGCGGGCCGGACCGTGGACGTCCGGAAGGCTCTGTTCGCGCGCATCGTGCAGCTCCTGCGGGAATCCCCTGGTGTTCGCCCGGAGGACGTCTTCGTGAGCCTCGTCGAGGTCGCGAAAGAGAACTGGTCGTTCGGGAACGGAGTCGCGCAGTACGCAACCTGA
- the panB gene encoding 3-methyl-2-oxobutanoate hydroxymethyltransferase, which yields MKQAVERITMLTAYDASFARLLDRAGTDVLLVGDSVGMVVQGHDTTLPVTMDQMVYHCAAVKRGVERAHLVGDLPFGSYQGSADEAVKNAVRLAAEGGVEAVKLEGGAEYAEVVQRIVRAGVPVMGHIGLTPQSVHKLGGYVVQGRTEEKAQRLLADAKALEGAGCYSLILEMMPGELSAEISRALTIPVIGIGAGSGCDGQVLVIYDLLGMNPEFSPKFVKRYLDLGVLIRDAVARYNDDVKHGVFPGPEHSFSAEKPPVLQLYSSVK from the coding sequence ATGAAGCAGGCCGTCGAGCGCATTACCATGCTCACCGCCTACGACGCCAGCTTCGCCCGCCTGCTCGATCGCGCCGGCACCGACGTGCTGCTGGTCGGCGATTCGGTGGGCATGGTCGTCCAGGGCCACGACACGACGCTGCCGGTCACCATGGACCAGATGGTCTACCACTGCGCGGCCGTGAAGCGCGGCGTGGAGCGGGCGCACCTCGTCGGCGATCTGCCCTTCGGCAGCTACCAGGGCAGCGCGGACGAGGCGGTGAAGAATGCCGTCCGCCTGGCGGCTGAAGGAGGCGTCGAGGCCGTGAAGCTCGAGGGCGGCGCCGAGTATGCCGAGGTCGTCCAGCGCATCGTCCGCGCCGGGGTCCCGGTGATGGGGCACATCGGGCTCACTCCCCAGTCGGTACACAAGCTTGGCGGGTACGTCGTCCAGGGACGCACGGAGGAGAAGGCGCAACGCCTGCTTGCCGATGCGAAGGCGCTCGAGGGGGCCGGATGCTACTCGCTGATCCTCGAGATGATGCCCGGCGAGCTGTCGGCGGAGATCTCGCGCGCGCTGACCATTCCGGTGATCGGGATCGGCGCCGGGTCAGGCTGCGACGGCCAGGTGTTGGTCATCTACGACCTGCTCGGGATGAATCCGGAATTCTCGCCGAAGTTCGTCAAGCGGTACCTGGATCTCGGAGTGCTGATCCGCGATGCCGTGGCCCGCTACAACGACGACGTGAAGCACGGCGTGTTCCCCGGACCCGAGCACAGCTTCTCCGCCGAGAAGCCGCCGGTGCTGCAGCTCTATTCGAGCGTGAAATGA